The following coding sequences lie in one Arabidopsis thaliana chromosome 3, partial sequence genomic window:
- a CDS encoding FBD-like domain family protein (FBD-like domain family protein; CONTAINS InterPro DOMAIN/s: FBD-like (InterPro:IPR006566); BEST Arabidopsis thaliana protein match is: RNI-like superfamily protein (TAIR:AT3G59230.1); Has 416 Blast hits to 331 proteins in 5 species: Archae - 0; Bacteria - 0; Metazoa - 0; Fungi - 0; Plants - 416; Viruses - 0; Other Eukaryotes - 0 (source: NCBI BLink).): protein MNLDFDDSKRMHYGVTKQERVKMLQRFIKRVDGKLALCKNVPLNRFSIKCKDDVGPAPVIGWITNVLKRRVSELALDISSCWDWPMSTAIDGCNTMVQEFWESCSVSSTSLKRLTYLKANFDSLVEARLDLQMTHDQIHKAKFSADDPIQHEGLVGNATVFFIGICNVRSLYLSYNTLEPLPVFNNLIQLTVKTDRLVGWESLTALLKNSPNLETLVFEGLLHRYDMKCQSSDECLCKPWEEENIPTCLSLSPVKVLKIMKFGDIDEDEDMDKMMDQVEYFLETMPNLEQLIIHYETSIDEDVEEVLSQFQMVPREGLTECRIQVISDNLVLSSI, encoded by the exons ATGAATCTCGATTTTGATGACTCTAAGCGTATGCATTATGGAGTGACAAAACAAGAAAGGGTTAAGATGCTCCAACGTTTCATAAAGCGTGTGGATGGTAAATTGGCTTTGTGTAAGAATGTTCCTTTGAACAGATTCTCCATCAAGTGTAAAGATGACGTTGGACCTGCTCCTGTCATTGGTTGGATAACCAATGTGTTGAAACGTCGTGTATCAGAACTTGCACTAGACATCTCTTCATGTTGGGATTGGCCTATGTCTACAGCGATTGATGGGTGCAATACTATGGTTCAGGAATTTTGGGAGTCTTGTTCTGTATCTAGCACAAGCCTCAAGAGACTAAC GTATCTTAAAGCGAATTTTGATTCGCTTGTTGAAGCTCGTCTTGATCTTCAAATGACACATGATCAGATCCATAAGGCCAAATTTTCAGCGGATGATCCAATCCAGCATGAGGGGTTGGTTGGTAATGCAACTGTTTTTTTCATTGGAATTTGTAATGTTAGGTCCCTTTACTTATCTTACAACACTCTTGAG CCACTGCCGGTTTTCAACAACCTGATTCAGCTAACCGTTAAGACTGATCGTCTTGTGGGATGGGAATCATTGACGGCTCTACTCAAGAACAGTCCAAACCTAGAAACCCTTGTCTTTGAA GGACTTCTCCACAGATATGATATGAAATGTCAAAGCAGTGACGAGTGCCTGTGCAAACCTTGGGAGGAGGAGAACATTCCCACTTGTCTATCATTAAGTCCTGTGAAGGTCTTAAAGATAATGAAGTTTGGAGATATCGATGAAGATGAGGACATGGACAAAATGATGGATCAAGTCGAGTACTTCCTTGAGACAATGCCTAATCTTGAACAACTCATAATTCACTACGAAACATCAATTGACGAAGATGTGGAGGAAGTATTAAGCCAATTTCAGATGGTTCCTAGAGAAGGTTTAACCGAGTGCAGAATTCAAGTAATCTCTGACAATCTTGTCTTGTCCTCTATTTAA
- the TXR1 gene encoding Protein Transporter, Pam16, with protein MAGRLLANLIVMGSGIIGRAVFQAYRQALANASKSGVAQEAMQNGVRQAGKAITEQEARQILGVTEKTSWEEILQKYDKLFENNAKAGSFYLQSKVHRAKECLEVVYRSQGNDK; from the exons ATG gCTGGGAGACTACTTGCAAATTTGATTGTGATGGGTTCTGGGATCATTGGTCGTGCTGTCTTTCAAGCCTATCGTCAAGCACTTGCTA ATGCGTCTAAATCTGGTGTTGCGCAGGAAGCAATGCAAAATGGAGTACGTCAAGCAGGGAAAGCCATCACTGAGCAAGAGGCTAGGCAGATTCTTGGTGTAACCGAGAAGACCTCTTGGGAAGAGATATTACAG AAATATGACAAACTGTTTGAGAATAATGCGAAAGCAGGGAGCTTTTACCTTCAATCTAAAGTTCATCGAGCCAAAGAATGTCTAGAAGTTGTGTACAGAAGCCAAGGCAACG ATAAATAA
- the TXR1 gene encoding Protein Transporter, Pam16 (THAXTOMIN A RESISTANT 1 (TXR1); INVOLVED IN: biological_process unknown; EXPRESSED IN: 25 plant structures; EXPRESSED DURING: 15 growth stages; CONTAINS InterPro DOMAIN/s: Protein Transporter, Pam16 (InterPro:IPR005341); BEST Arabidopsis thaliana protein match is: Protein Transporter, Pam16 (TAIR:AT5G61880.2); Has 398 Blast hits to 398 proteins in 167 species: Archae - 0; Bacteria - 0; Metazoa - 159; Fungi - 132; Plants - 79; Viruses - 0; Other Eukaryotes - 28 (source: NCBI BLink).), whose amino-acid sequence MAGRLLANLIVMGSGIIGRAVFQAYRQALANASKSGVAQEAMQNGVRQAGKAITEQEARQILGVTEKTSWEEILQKYDKLFENNAKAGSFYLQSKVHRAKECLEVVYRSQGNGTPS is encoded by the exons ATG gCTGGGAGACTACTTGCAAATTTGATTGTGATGGGTTCTGGGATCATTGGTCGTGCTGTCTTTCAAGCCTATCGTCAAGCACTTGCTA ATGCGTCTAAATCTGGTGTTGCGCAGGAAGCAATGCAAAATGGAGTACGTCAAGCAGGGAAAGCCATCACTGAGCAAGAGGCTAGGCAGATTCTTGGTGTAACCGAGAAGACCTCTTGGGAAGAGATATTACAG AAATATGACAAACTGTTTGAGAATAATGCGAAAGCAGGGAGCTTTTACCTTCAATCTAAAGTTCATCGAGCCAAAGAATGTCTAGAAGTTGTGTACAGAAGCCAAGGCAACGGTACACCTAGTTAA